The following proteins are encoded in a genomic region of Procambarus clarkii isolate CNS0578487 chromosome 23, FALCON_Pclarkii_2.0, whole genome shotgun sequence:
- the LOC138367847 gene encoding mucin-7-like produces MSTAAVARPGDRAVSENSSSITGRSCTSISTLQQQQLWPEPKMSQHHHNGHRKQHNKKVRINRARKRQSLVTTSAVLRLFIVMAATVSLVHTLALPAPADTLPLPVPADTLALQAPADTLALPAPADTELVNMVPDGTVPNGMVTVDMVPTNTLPVGTVLADILPVETLSTDHLPANMAPADTASTTSTRVDQILIDSASDDSSPADPSSADLSPADPSSADPSPADPSPADPSPADPSSGDSSHADQSSGDSSPADQSSGDSSPANPSPADRTTAYLFPSTLSSTYPTRQGSSIQ; encoded by the exons ATGAGTACAGCAGCTGTAGCAAGACCAGGCGACAGAGCAGTGAGtgagaacagcagcagcatcacaggAAGAAGCTGCACATCCATAAGTActctacagcagcagcagttgtggcCAGAGCCAAAGatgagtcaacaccaccacaatggcCACAGGAAACAACACAACAAGAAAGTCAGGATTAACagggcgaggaagaggcagagtttGGTGACGACTTCTGCTGTGTTGCGGCTGTTTATTGTGATGGCTGCTACGGTGTCTCTTGTCCACACCCTGGCTCTCCCGGCCCCTGCTGACACCCTGCCTCTCCCGGTCCCTGCTGACACTCTGGCTCTCCAGGCCCCTGCTGACACTCTGGCTCTCCCGGCCCCTGCTGACACCGAGCTTGTTAATATGGTGCCTGATGGCACAGTACCTAATGGCATGGTGACTGTTGACATGGTTCCTACTAACACTCTGCCTGTTGGCACGGTGCTTGCTGATATCTTGCCGGTTGAAACGTTATCTACTGACCATCTGCCTGCTAACATGGCACCTGCTGATACAGCATCAACTACTTCAACACGAGTTGACCAAATACTAATAGATTCAGCATCTGATGACTCATCACCTGCTGATCCATCATCTGCTGACCTATCACCTGCTGACCCATCATCTGCTGACCCATCACCTGCTGATCCATCACCTGCTGACCCATCGCCTGCTGATCCATCATCTGGTGACTCATCACATGCTGATCAATCATCTGGTGACTCATCACCGGCTGATCAATCATCTGGTGACTCATCACCGGCTAATCCATCACCTGCTGACCGGACAACTGCCTACCTGTTTCCATCTACTCTGTCCTCAACTTATCCAACACGTCAAG GGTCAAGTATTCAATAA